In one Nitrososphaera sp. genomic region, the following are encoded:
- a CDS encoding winged helix-turn-helix domain-containing protein — protein sequence MAYRTHVSIIADVLATAKEYSYEGYDNGASVTHLIRKANVPHQRLSMIVSQLKQSGLLQEVPSQSKYKISERGLEFLNAYNNFKGFAESFGLKV from the coding sequence GTGGCGTATAGAACTCACGTAAGCATCATCGCGGACGTCCTTGCGACTGCAAAGGAGTACAGCTATGAGGGCTACGACAACGGTGCCTCAGTCACCCACCTCATAAGAAAGGCAAACGTGCCTCACCAGAGGCTCAGCATGATTGTAAGCCAGCTAAAGCAGTCCGGTCTTTTGCAGGAGGTGCCCAGCCAGTCAAAATACAAGATTAGCGAGAGGGGCCTGGAGTTTCTTAATGCCTACAACAACTTTAAGGGCTTTGCAGAGTCATTCGGGCTTAAAGTCTGA
- a CDS encoding Fe(2+)-trafficking protein gives MSKTCLRCGKSFEEIPDPAAEKYPACPDCWKEWTTYAVMVMNEMRLDMSLPEHRKALRKYEKLFFEKAEGELQKNPEQKPDDHSGHMH, from the coding sequence ATGAGCAAAACCTGTCTCAGGTGCGGCAAGTCGTTTGAAGAGATTCCCGACCCTGCTGCAGAAAAATATCCTGCGTGCCCGGATTGCTGGAAGGAATGGACCACTTATGCAGTTATGGTAATGAACGAGATGAGGCTTGACATGTCGCTGCCGGAGCACAGAAAGGCGCTGCGCAAGTACGAGAAATTATTCTTTGAAAAGGCCGAGGGCGAATTGCAAAAGAACCCCGAGCAAAAACCCGACGATCACAGCGGCCACATGCATTAA